A window of the Acetobacteraceae bacterium genome harbors these coding sequences:
- a CDS encoding 6-carboxytetrahydropterin synthase, protein MTNSHFTLEFTRRFAMAHRLISGSSPCCAIPHGHNEYVTVFLAKGPNHKGEKLDGHENMLLAFAEAKSRWHHFIDAHVDHVFQLSDKDPLLNFFQKEEPERLQRIMVTPGDPTTEMLATLLLSKLNAFLKEAGGLLSAKSIHIQETPTNAVRFEGNPQDFLPNLPKKEKGYWWERADNSISDF, encoded by the coding sequence ATGACAAATTCTCATTTTACACTGGAATTTACACGCCGCTTTGCAATGGCTCATCGCCTGATTTCAGGCTCAAGCCCTTGCTGCGCCATTCCACATGGACATAATGAATATGTCACTGTTTTCTTGGCCAAAGGGCCAAATCATAAAGGGGAAAAGCTTGATGGGCATGAAAATATGCTCCTTGCTTTTGCCGAGGCCAAATCACGCTGGCATCATTTTATCGATGCGCATGTAGATCATGTCTTTCAGCTTTCTGACAAGGATCCGCTCCTGAATTTCTTTCAAAAAGAAGAGCCTGAGCGCCTTCAACGCATTATGGTAACACCGGGCGACCCAACAACAGAAATGCTTGCAACCCTGCTCCTCTCCAAACTCAATGCTTTTTTAAAAGAAGCGGGCGGATTACTCAGCGCAAAATCAATCCATATTCAAGAAACGCCAACCAATGCGGTGCGCTTTGAAGGAAATCCTCAAGATTTTCTCCCCAACCTTCCCAAAAAAGAAAAAGGTTACTGGTGGGAAAGAGCGGATAATTCTATTTCAGATTTTTAA
- the ssb gene encoding single-stranded DNA-binding protein: MAGLNKACILGNLGTDPESRMMQNGKKVVNLRIATSQSWTDRSSGERKERTEWHRVVIFNERLGEIAEKYLQKGRSVYVEGELRTRSWTDQSGQEKYTTEIVLDAFRGELVLVGGSGGGESRSSYNSDFGGTPRQSAPARKPQQESSWDVPSDSHLDDDIPF, from the coding sequence ATGGCAGGATTAAACAAAGCATGTATTCTGGGAAACCTTGGCACTGACCCAGAATCCCGAATGATGCAAAATGGCAAGAAGGTCGTAAATCTACGGATTGCAACCTCTCAAAGCTGGACAGACCGCAGCAGCGGTGAGCGTAAAGAGCGTACAGAATGGCATCGTGTTGTGATTTTTAACGAGCGTCTCGGAGAAATTGCAGAAAAATATTTGCAAAAAGGCCGTTCCGTTTATGTTGAAGGGGAACTGCGTACCCGTTCCTGGACAGATCAAAGTGGACAGGAAAAATATACAACAGAAATCGTTTTAGACGCTTTTAGGGGCGAGCTGGTTCTTGTTGGTGGAAGCGGTGGCGGGGAATCTCGCTCCTCTTACAATAGTGATTTTGGAGGGACACCACGCCAGAGTGCGCCTGCACGGAAGCCGCAACAGGAATCCTCTTGGGACGTGCCTTCTGACAGTCATTTGGATGACGATATTCCGTTCTAG
- a CDS encoding primosomal protein N' translates to MRKDTASSLGEKEEDLGYRLPVLLRRPFESALEYRFSEPLPAGSFVRVPLGKKYAVGCVWDQDSDVPKELAPFLAESWPMKKLRFIDAPLDFPALPLSLRRFVNWAAAYYLMSPGMMLGPVIRMVEFLLQNGWGTQKEGWQLTHKEVPSDFKMTKQRQHVLRILEGGEILASEILLEKSGVGISVVKKLEQAGLLEKVSMPERLDFALNPFFEMPVLSPEQQEAADFLRNLVKKSAFQTNLLQGITGSGKTEIYFEAIAQALEEGKQVLVLLPEIALTAQWKKRVEGRFGGAPLIWHSELTPRARSKVFEKAFSKEPVLIVGARSALFLPFSHLGLIVVDEEHESTFKQEEGVIYNGRDMAILRGNLEKCPVILASATPSLESLMNAQAGRYSWQKITKRYGQAVPPVIEMIDLRNDPPEKGDFLSPKLITEIRQTLERGEQALLFLNRRGYAPLTLCRKCGFRFRCDQCSAWLVQHFKRPRMQCHHCDHVIPVPKACPECGSEEDLAMIGPGVERIAEEVERHFPEARSLCVTSDLTSSQTQMQALVSKIEKGEINLLIGTQLVAKGWHFPKLTLVGAVDADLGLGGGDLRAGERTMQLLNQVAGRAGRAEKPGKVFLQTYLPEHPVMQALQAGDFENFMKLEEAVRRPSFWPPYGRLAAIIVTSENPKAAEDCAWQLGALAPQGEGIAVLGPAPAPLSFLRGQHRFRLLLRGKRGIALQPLLREWLAQVKISKNVRIGIDMDPVSFL, encoded by the coding sequence ATGAGAAAAGATACTGCCTCATCTTTGGGGGAAAAAGAAGAAGATTTGGGGTATCGTCTGCCTGTTTTATTGCGACGTCCATTTGAAAGCGCTTTAGAGTACCGTTTTTCGGAGCCTTTACCTGCAGGGAGCTTTGTGCGTGTGCCGTTGGGTAAAAAATATGCTGTTGGCTGCGTCTGGGATCAGGATTCCGATGTGCCAAAAGAGCTTGCGCCTTTTTTAGCAGAATCATGGCCGATGAAAAAGCTTCGTTTTATTGATGCGCCGTTAGATTTTCCAGCTCTGCCGCTTTCGCTGCGCCGTTTTGTAAATTGGGCTGCCGCTTATTATCTTATGTCCCCTGGCATGATGCTCGGCCCTGTTATCCGCATGGTGGAGTTTCTGCTGCAAAATGGCTGGGGTACGCAAAAAGAAGGCTGGCAGCTAACCCACAAAGAAGTCCCATCTGATTTTAAAATGACGAAGCAGCGCCAGCATGTTTTGCGTATTTTAGAAGGCGGAGAGATTCTTGCCAGTGAGATTTTGCTCGAAAAATCGGGGGTTGGTATTTCTGTTGTGAAAAAATTGGAGCAGGCAGGGCTTTTGGAAAAAGTGTCCATGCCAGAGAGATTGGATTTCGCGCTGAATCCTTTTTTTGAAATGCCTGTTTTGTCGCCCGAACAGCAGGAGGCGGCTGACTTTTTACGGAATTTGGTTAAAAAATCTGCGTTTCAGACGAATCTTTTACAAGGCATTACAGGGTCTGGAAAAACAGAGATTTATTTTGAGGCGATTGCGCAGGCGCTTGAAGAGGGCAAGCAGGTTCTTGTTCTGTTGCCTGAAATTGCCTTGACAGCTCAATGGAAAAAGCGGGTTGAAGGGCGTTTTGGAGGAGCGCCCTTAATTTGGCATTCAGAATTAACGCCAAGGGCACGTTCAAAAGTCTTTGAAAAGGCGTTTTCAAAAGAGCCTGTTTTAATTGTGGGGGCAAGGTCTGCTTTGTTTCTTCCATTTTCCCATTTGGGTCTGATTGTTGTGGACGAGGAGCATGAATCCACGTTTAAGCAGGAAGAGGGGGTTATTTATAACGGGCGTGATATGGCGATTTTGCGAGGAAATCTTGAGAAGTGTCCTGTCATTTTGGCATCGGCAACTCCGTCTTTGGAAAGTCTTATGAATGCGCAGGCAGGGCGCTATTCTTGGCAGAAAATTACAAAGCGCTACGGGCAGGCTGTTCCGCCTGTGATTGAAATGATTGATCTTAGAAATGATCCGCCTGAAAAGGGAGATTTCCTTTCGCCGAAACTCATTACAGAAATCCGTCAAACGCTGGAACGGGGAGAGCAGGCGCTTTTATTTTTGAATCGGCGAGGCTATGCGCCACTGACACTTTGCCGAAAATGCGGTTTTCGTTTTCGTTGTGATCAATGTTCGGCGTGGCTGGTCCAGCATTTTAAGCGTCCTCGGATGCAGTGTCACCATTGTGATCATGTCATTCCTGTACCGAAAGCCTGCCCTGAATGTGGATCAGAGGAAGATTTGGCAATGATTGGCCCGGGGGTCGAGCGTATTGCGGAAGAGGTGGAGCGGCATTTTCCAGAAGCCAGATCTTTATGTGTGACTTCAGATTTAACCTCTTCGCAGACGCAGATGCAGGCGCTTGTTTCTAAGATTGAAAAGGGAGAAATTAATTTATTGATTGGCACGCAGTTGGTGGCAAAAGGCTGGCATTTCCCAAAATTAACCTTGGTCGGCGCTGTTGATGCCGATTTAGGCTTGGGGGGAGGTGATTTGAGGGCTGGAGAGCGTACGATGCAGCTTTTAAATCAGGTTGCTGGACGTGCAGGGCGTGCGGAAAAGCCCGGCAAAGTGTTCTTGCAAACTTATTTGCCAGAACATCCTGTGATGCAGGCTTTGCAGGCAGGGGATTTTGAGAATTTTATGAAGCTCGAAGAGGCCGTCAGGCGTCCGAGTTTCTGGCCGCCTTATGGGCGTTTAGCTGCCATTATTGTAACGTCTGAAAATCCGAAAGCCGCAGAGGATTGCGCTTGGCAATTAGGAGCGTTAGCTCCACAGGGAGAAGGGATTGCGGTCTTAGGACCTGCGCCAGCACCATTGAGTTTTTTGCGAGGTCAGCATCGTTTTCGGCTCTTACTGCGAGGAAAGAGGGGAATTGCGTTACAGCCTTTATTACGGGAATGGCTTGCGCAAGTGAAAATTTCTAAAAATGTACGGATAGGGATTGATATGGATCCTGTTTCTTTTTTGTAG
- the queC gene encoding 7-cyano-7-deazaguanine synthase QueC gives MPSDSSHDAALVLFSGGQDSAICLADALAKFSRVETIGFYYGQRHEIELECRKEIRNTLPKLKPQWQKRLGEDHLLDLTALGEISETSLTRESEVKLNKNGLPSSFVPGRNIIFLSFAAALATRRNISNIIAGICQTDYSGYPDCRDDFFKSMQVTLNLGMEEHFRLHAPLMWINKAQSWQLAEKTGGKALVDFINEESHSCYLGERGKRHEWGYGCGTCPACTLRAQGWKEYQET, from the coding sequence ATGCCTTCTGACTCTTCCCACGATGCCGCTTTAGTTCTCTTTTCTGGAGGACAGGATTCCGCTATTTGTCTCGCCGATGCGCTGGCAAAATTTTCCCGTGTTGAAACGATAGGTTTTTATTATGGCCAGCGCCATGAAATTGAATTGGAATGCCGAAAAGAAATTCGAAACACACTGCCAAAACTCAAACCTCAATGGCAAAAACGCCTTGGCGAAGACCATCTTTTAGACCTGACAGCCTTAGGCGAAATTTCCGAGACTTCCCTCACACGGGAGAGCGAAGTTAAGCTCAATAAAAATGGCCTTCCGAGCAGTTTTGTCCCTGGTCGCAACATTATTTTTCTTTCTTTTGCTGCCGCCCTCGCCACACGGCGTAATATCTCAAACATCATTGCAGGGATTTGCCAAACGGATTATTCAGGCTACCCTGACTGCCGGGATGATTTCTTTAAATCCATGCAAGTAACGCTTAATCTGGGTATGGAAGAACATTTCCGCCTCCATGCCCCTTTAATGTGGATTAACAAAGCGCAAAGCTGGCAACTTGCAGAAAAAACAGGTGGCAAAGCGCTCGTTGATTTCATCAATGAAGAAAGCCATAGCTGTTACCTCGGAGAACGTGGCAAACGCCACGAATGGGGCTATGGCTGCGGCACATGCCCTGCCTGTACCCTTAGGGCGCAAGGCTGGAAAGAATATCAGGAGACTTAA